A genomic window from Phyllopteryx taeniolatus isolate TA_2022b chromosome 2, UOR_Ptae_1.2, whole genome shotgun sequence includes:
- the cngb1a gene encoding cyclic nucleotide-gated cation channel beta-1 isoform X3, translated as MQPVPSLGGGWHWTVSRKSIKGDPCRRDLIGCVHILFAFLERVLVSAVILLDVSTKSSHSHSSSEHHIHVVENSAPAPSPGFSWSGGDASGGSLNQSVKVFIMMSWLLKIVPQPPGTTQLHEPNPQTEQKVTIQDESRQEVALSSESRSRRGVVRWMSEGLDKVFPPLVVNENNRQAATEDAAVAAGETPPLGPLHATFAAAHVPLEEVESEHRDAADEEPLPSGTAEAEKQSNIMGWIGSGLGRLLPRPTQKQEADGDLHDTIQKKREAQLSEQEQQPAAKDGLETKHDKEVSRCPVTVRLACASYSCCAVLQVGDVSWIPLLENIKKDAGEAVLAQVEKRLRQQRLEAARLAEDAARRAAQEAVRLLEAEHSATIVIQRLPEANEQLPNILEEENEDEPDRCLPEGGAQSSDGPQDVSALSERKDPASSAGQVETGAEVADEGLQLDAGKAVILPEIFTPPGCAPMLSVVDPALSKLSGTANLSADDDDEEESVRGGLKSWSSQGDLLTADVRPASAASVGSVVVQDRLGQLVRLFKGRTERQKDRLVDPDESEQESPATSPSKALPPPTPPEEDKLEPPTTGKEEEEDEPALHFQLLRQAAKILKLPSMPKWLRAIVEFRFPSSIDPFTDLVYVVWLFLVVAAWNWNVWLIPIRWAFPYQTPENLHLWLLADYTCDLIYIVDILLFQPRLQFVSGGDIVVRDQRHKFTICLLVFLHCHHSVFLPHLTLSHNVLFQCDKKAMRENYMTTERFKIDVISLFPMEIFYYWTGVNSLLRFPRLLKYHVFFEFNDRMEAVMKKAYIYRVIRTSTYLLYSLHINACLFYWGSDYEGLGSTKWVYDGKGNAYIRCYYFAVKTLITIGGLPDPTTVFEICFQLINYFVGVFAFSIMIGQMRDVVGAATAGENYYRACMDSTTKYMNSYNIPNPVQNRIKTWYDYTWKSQGMLDEQELLVQLPAKMRLDMAVDVNYSIVSKVALFQGCDRQMVFDMLTRLKSVVYLPGDFVCKKGEIGREMYIIKQGEVQVVGGPDLKTVFVTIRAGSVFGEISLLAGGGGNRRTANVKAHGFANLFILDKKDLAEILVHYPESQKLLRKKAKTMLTKDKKPDEKGGGKDVAQVIPVRPDTPKMFKAALRVTTQAGMEGTFAKLKKSYGQPQDQAPPSTRHHGLAAPPTGSSLVVTVTSPKEGEELLSMEVDSGAEKKMQEDEVDTK; from the exons atgcagccagtccccagcctgggtggggggtggcattggaCGGTGTCCAGGAAGTCCATCAAAGGAGACCCATGCAGGCGTGACCTGATTGGTTGCGTACACatcttgtttgcctttttggaGCGTGTGTTGGTGAGTGCAGTAATCCTCTTAGATGTTTCCACTAAATCCTCCCACTCACACTCGTCATCAGAACACCACATCCACGTTGTGGAAAACTCTGCTCCTGCTCCTAGTCCTGGTTTTTCGTGGTCCGGAGGTGATGCTTCTGGAGGGTCACTCAATCAGTCAG TAAAAGTCTTCATCATGATGAGCTGGCTGCTCAAAATTGTTCCTCAGCCCCCCGGGACAACCCAACTCCACGAACCCAACCCCCAAACG gagcAGAAGGTGACAATCCAGGATGAGTCCAGACAGGAAGTGGCGTTGTCATCAGAGAGCAG AAGCAGGAGGGGCGTGGTGCGTTGGATGAGTGAAGGTCTGGACAAGGTGTTTCCACCGCTCGTCGTCAACGAGAACAACCGTCAGGCCGCCACGGAG GATGCTGCGGTAGCAGCAGGTGAGACTCCGCCTTTAGGACCACTTCACGCCACCTTTGCCG CCGCGCATGTCCCGCTAGAGGAGGTGGAGTCCGAGCATCGGGACGCCGCAGACGAGGAGCCCCTCCCGTCCGG GACGGCCGAGGCAGAGAAGCAGTCCAA TATCATGGGATGGATCGGCAGCGGCCTCGGGCGCCTGTTGCCTCGGCCGACGCAAAAGCAG gAAGCAGACGGGGACCTTCACGACA ccattcagaagaaGAGGGAGGCGCAACTGTCGGAGCAGGAACAGCAGCCGGCAGCAAAAGATGGCCTCGAGACGAAGCATGACAAGGAGGTGAGCCGGTGTCCGGTCACAGTGAGACTGGCATGTGCCTCCTATTCGTGTTGTGCGGTGTTGCAGGTTGGAGATGTGAGTTGGATTCCGCTGCTGGAGAACATCAAGAAGGATGCTGGCGAGGCGGTTCTGGCTCAAGTGGAGAAAAG ACTTCGGCAGCAGCGCCTGGAGGCCGCCCGCCTGGCGGAGGACGCGGCTAGGAGGGCGGCGCAGGAAGCCGTCCGACTGCTGGAGGCGGAACATTCAGCCACGATCGTCATTCAACGTCTGCCCGAGGCTAACGAGCA ACTTCCTAACATCCTGGAGGAGGAAAACGAGGACGAGCCCGA CAGGTGCCTGCCTGAAGGTGGCGCTCAAAGCTCAGACGGACCACAAGACGTCAGCGCCCTTTCTGAGAGGAAAGACCCGGCAAGTTCCGCCGGGCAG GTTGAAACTGGAGCTGAAGTTGCAGATGAAG GTCTGCAACTGGACGCGGGAAAAGCTGTGATCCTCCCTGAGATTTTCACGCCACCAGGCTGCGCCCCCATGCTGAGTGTCGTCGACCCCGCTCTGTCAAAACTCAG CGGGACCGCCAATCTCTCTgctgacgacgacgacgaagaagaGTCAGTAAGGGGAGGACTCAAGTCCTGGTCCAGTCAAGGTGACCTGCTGACTGCAGA CGTCCGTCCGGCATCGGCGGCCAGCGTTGGCAGCGTGGTGGTTCAGGACCGTCTCGGCCAGCTGGTCCGGCTCTTCAAAGGTCGGACTGAACGCCAAAAAGACCGTCTGGTTGACCCAGACGAGTCGGAGCAGGAAAGTCCCGCTACCT CTCCCAGCAAAGCTCTGccacccccaaccccacccGAAGAAGACAAGTTGGAGCCCCCCACCAccggaaaggaagaagaagaagatgagccAGCATTACACTTTCAACTTCTAAGACAGGCTGCTAAAATTCTCAAACTACCCAGCATGCCCAAATGGCTCCGAGCCATTGTGGAATTCCGGTTCCCCTCCAGCATCGACCCGTTCACTG ATTTGGTTTACGTCGTGTGGCTGTTCCTAGTGGTGGCAGCCTGGAACTGGAACGTTTGGCTGATACCCATACGCTGGGCCTTTCCCTACCAGACCCCAGAGAACCTCCACCTGTGGCTCCTGGCCGACTACACCTGCGACCTCATCTACATCGTGGACATCCTGCTCTTCCAACCCCGCTTACAATTTGTCAGCGGGGGAGACATCGTGGTCAGGGACCAAAGACACAAATTCACAATTTGTCTGCTTGTCTTTTTACATTGTCATCATTCAGTCTTCCTTCCTCATCTCACGCTATCCCATAACGTTCTGTTTCAGTGCGACAAAAAAGCCATGAGAGAAAACTACATGACCACGGAGAGGTTCAAG ATAGACGTCATCAGTCTTTTTCCCATGGAGATCTTCTACTACTGGACAGGAGTCAACTCTCTGCTTAGATTCCCTCGTCTGCTTAAg TACCACGTTTTCTTCGAGTTCAATGACAGGATGGAGGCAGTGATGAAGAAGGCCTACATCTACAG GGTGATCCGGACTTCCACCTACCTGCTGTACTCTCTGCACATCAACGCGTGCCTCTTCTACTGGGGCTCCGACTACGAAGGCTTAGGGTCCACCAAGTGGGTGTACGACGGGAAAGGCAATGC GTACATCCGCTGCTACTACTTCGCAGTGAAGACATTGATCACCATTGGCGGACTTCCGGACCCGACCACCGTCTTTGAGATCTGCTTCCAGCTCATCAACTATTTTGTCGGAGTCTTCGCTTTCTCGATCATGATCGGACAA ATGAGGGACGTGGTGGGGGCAGCCACGGCAGGCGAGAACTACTACCGGGCCTGCATGGACAGCACTACCAAGTACATGAACTCTTACAACATTCCCAACCCCGTCCAGAACCGCATCAAGACCTGGTACGACTACACGTGGAAGAGCCAAGGCATGCTAG ACGAGCAGGAGTTGCTGGTGCAGCTTCCCGCCAAAATGAGACTGGACATGGCCGTGGACGTCAACTACTCCATCGTCAGCAAGGTGGCGCTCTTCCAG GGTTGTGATCGTCAGATGGTGTTTGACATGCTGACAAGACTCAAGTCTGTGGTCTACCTGCCAGGAGACTTTGTGTGCAAGAAG ggtGAGATCGGCAGAGAAATGTACATCATCAAGCAGGGCGAGGTCCAAGTGGTTGGCGGGCCAGACCTGAAGACAGTTTTTGTCACCATCAGAGCAGGTTCAGTGTTTGGAGAGATCAG TTTGTTGGCGGGGGGCGGAGGGAACCGCCGCACCGCCAACGTGAAGGCGCATGGATTCGCCAACCTGTTCATCCTGGATAAAAAGGACCTGGCAGAGATCCTGGTCCACTATCCAGAGTCCCAGAAACTTCTCCGCAAGAAGGCCAA GACCATGCTGACCAAGGACAAGAAGCCGGACGAAAAGGGAGGCGGCAAAGACGTCGCCCAGGTCATTCCGGTCCGGCCTGACACGCCCAAAATGTTCAAGGCAGCGCTGAGGGTGACGACGCAGGCGGGAATGGAAGGAACCTTCGCCAAACTCAAGAAGAGCTACGGCCAGCCTCAGGACCAG GCTCCGCCCTCAACTCGACATCACGGCTTGGCGGCCCCGCCCACAGGCAGCTCATTGGTTGTCACCGTGACGTCTCCGAAGGAAGGGGAGGAGCTTCTGTCGATGGAAGTGGATAGTGGAGCAGAGAAGAAGATGCAGGAGGACGAAGTGGACACCAAGTAA
- the cngb1a gene encoding cyclic nucleotide-gated cation channel beta-3 isoform X2 encodes MQPVPSLGGGWHWTVSRKSIKGDPCRRDLIGCVHILFAFLERVLVSAVILLDVSTKSSHSHSSSEHHIHVVENSAPAPSPGFSWSGGDASGGSLNQSVKVFIMMSWLLKIVPQPPGTTQLHEPNPQTEQKVTIQDESRQEVALSSESRSRRGVVRWMSEGLDKVFPPLVVNENNRQAATEDAAVAAGETPPLGPLHATFAAAHVPLEEVESEHRDAADEEPLPSGTAEAEKQSNSIMGWIGSGLGRLLPRPTQKQEADGDLHDTIQKKREAQLSEQEQQPAAKDGLETKHDKEVSRCPVTVRLACASYSCCAVLQVGDVSWIPLLENIKKDAGEAVLAQVEKRLRQQRLEAARLAEDAARRAAQEAVRLLEAEHSATIVIQRLPEANEQLPNILEEENEDEPECLPEGGAQSSDGPQDVSALSERKDPASSAGQVETGAEVADEGLQLDAGKAVILPEIFTPPGCAPMLSVVDPALSKLSGTANLSADDDDEEESVRGGLKSWSSQGDLLTADVRPASAASVGSVVVQDRLGQLVRLFKGRTERQKDRLVDPDESEQESPATSPSKALPPPTPPEEDKLEPPTTGKEEEEDEPALHFQLLRQAAKILKLPSMPKWLRAIVEFRFPSSIDPFTDLVYVVWLFLVVAAWNWNVWLIPIRWAFPYQTPENLHLWLLADYTCDLIYIVDILLFQPRLQFVSGGDIVVRDQRHKFTICLLVFLHCHHSVFLPHLTLSHNVLFQCDKKAMRENYMTTERFKIDVISLFPMEIFYYWTGVNSLLRFPRLLKYHVFFEFNDRMEAVMKKAYIYRVIRTSTYLLYSLHINACLFYWGSDYEGLGSTKWVYDGKGNAYIRCYYFAVKTLITIGGLPDPTTVFEICFQLINYFVGVFAFSIMIGQMRDVVGAATAGENYYRACMDSTTKYMNSYNIPNPVQNRIKTWYDYTWKSQGMLDEQELLVQLPAKMRLDMAVDVNYSIVSKVALFQGCDRQMVFDMLTRLKSVVYLPGDFVCKKGEIGREMYIIKQGEVQVVGGPDLKTVFVTIRAGSVFGEISLLAGGGGNRRTANVKAHGFANLFILDKKDLAEILVHYPESQKLLRKKAKTMLTKDKKPDEKGGGKDVAQVIPVRPDTPKMFKAALRVTTQAGMEGTFAKLKKSYGQPQDQAPPSTRHHGLAAPPTGSSLVVTVTSPKEGEELLSMEVDSGAEKKMQEDEVDTK; translated from the exons atgcagccagtccccagcctgggtggggggtggcattggaCGGTGTCCAGGAAGTCCATCAAAGGAGACCCATGCAGGCGTGACCTGATTGGTTGCGTACACatcttgtttgcctttttggaGCGTGTGTTGGTGAGTGCAGTAATCCTCTTAGATGTTTCCACTAAATCCTCCCACTCACACTCGTCATCAGAACACCACATCCACGTTGTGGAAAACTCTGCTCCTGCTCCTAGTCCTGGTTTTTCGTGGTCCGGAGGTGATGCTTCTGGAGGGTCACTCAATCAGTCAG TAAAAGTCTTCATCATGATGAGCTGGCTGCTCAAAATTGTTCCTCAGCCCCCCGGGACAACCCAACTCCACGAACCCAACCCCCAAACG gagcAGAAGGTGACAATCCAGGATGAGTCCAGACAGGAAGTGGCGTTGTCATCAGAGAGCAG AAGCAGGAGGGGCGTGGTGCGTTGGATGAGTGAAGGTCTGGACAAGGTGTTTCCACCGCTCGTCGTCAACGAGAACAACCGTCAGGCCGCCACGGAG GATGCTGCGGTAGCAGCAGGTGAGACTCCGCCTTTAGGACCACTTCACGCCACCTTTGCCG CCGCGCATGTCCCGCTAGAGGAGGTGGAGTCCGAGCATCGGGACGCCGCAGACGAGGAGCCCCTCCCGTCCGG GACGGCCGAGGCAGAGAAGCAGTCCAA CAGTATCATGGGATGGATCGGCAGCGGCCTCGGGCGCCTGTTGCCTCGGCCGACGCAAAAGCAG gAAGCAGACGGGGACCTTCACGACA ccattcagaagaaGAGGGAGGCGCAACTGTCGGAGCAGGAACAGCAGCCGGCAGCAAAAGATGGCCTCGAGACGAAGCATGACAAGGAGGTGAGCCGGTGTCCGGTCACAGTGAGACTGGCATGTGCCTCCTATTCGTGTTGTGCGGTGTTGCAGGTTGGAGATGTGAGTTGGATTCCGCTGCTGGAGAACATCAAGAAGGATGCTGGCGAGGCGGTTCTGGCTCAAGTGGAGAAAAG ACTTCGGCAGCAGCGCCTGGAGGCCGCCCGCCTGGCGGAGGACGCGGCTAGGAGGGCGGCGCAGGAAGCCGTCCGACTGCTGGAGGCGGAACATTCAGCCACGATCGTCATTCAACGTCTGCCCGAGGCTAACGAGCA ACTTCCTAACATCCTGGAGGAGGAAAACGAGGACGAGCCCGA GTGCCTGCCTGAAGGTGGCGCTCAAAGCTCAGACGGACCACAAGACGTCAGCGCCCTTTCTGAGAGGAAAGACCCGGCAAGTTCCGCCGGGCAG GTTGAAACTGGAGCTGAAGTTGCAGATGAAG GTCTGCAACTGGACGCGGGAAAAGCTGTGATCCTCCCTGAGATTTTCACGCCACCAGGCTGCGCCCCCATGCTGAGTGTCGTCGACCCCGCTCTGTCAAAACTCAG CGGGACCGCCAATCTCTCTgctgacgacgacgacgaagaagaGTCAGTAAGGGGAGGACTCAAGTCCTGGTCCAGTCAAGGTGACCTGCTGACTGCAGA CGTCCGTCCGGCATCGGCGGCCAGCGTTGGCAGCGTGGTGGTTCAGGACCGTCTCGGCCAGCTGGTCCGGCTCTTCAAAGGTCGGACTGAACGCCAAAAAGACCGTCTGGTTGACCCAGACGAGTCGGAGCAGGAAAGTCCCGCTACCT CTCCCAGCAAAGCTCTGccacccccaaccccacccGAAGAAGACAAGTTGGAGCCCCCCACCAccggaaaggaagaagaagaagatgagccAGCATTACACTTTCAACTTCTAAGACAGGCTGCTAAAATTCTCAAACTACCCAGCATGCCCAAATGGCTCCGAGCCATTGTGGAATTCCGGTTCCCCTCCAGCATCGACCCGTTCACTG ATTTGGTTTACGTCGTGTGGCTGTTCCTAGTGGTGGCAGCCTGGAACTGGAACGTTTGGCTGATACCCATACGCTGGGCCTTTCCCTACCAGACCCCAGAGAACCTCCACCTGTGGCTCCTGGCCGACTACACCTGCGACCTCATCTACATCGTGGACATCCTGCTCTTCCAACCCCGCTTACAATTTGTCAGCGGGGGAGACATCGTGGTCAGGGACCAAAGACACAAATTCACAATTTGTCTGCTTGTCTTTTTACATTGTCATCATTCAGTCTTCCTTCCTCATCTCACGCTATCCCATAACGTTCTGTTTCAGTGCGACAAAAAAGCCATGAGAGAAAACTACATGACCACGGAGAGGTTCAAG ATAGACGTCATCAGTCTTTTTCCCATGGAGATCTTCTACTACTGGACAGGAGTCAACTCTCTGCTTAGATTCCCTCGTCTGCTTAAg TACCACGTTTTCTTCGAGTTCAATGACAGGATGGAGGCAGTGATGAAGAAGGCCTACATCTACAG GGTGATCCGGACTTCCACCTACCTGCTGTACTCTCTGCACATCAACGCGTGCCTCTTCTACTGGGGCTCCGACTACGAAGGCTTAGGGTCCACCAAGTGGGTGTACGACGGGAAAGGCAATGC GTACATCCGCTGCTACTACTTCGCAGTGAAGACATTGATCACCATTGGCGGACTTCCGGACCCGACCACCGTCTTTGAGATCTGCTTCCAGCTCATCAACTATTTTGTCGGAGTCTTCGCTTTCTCGATCATGATCGGACAA ATGAGGGACGTGGTGGGGGCAGCCACGGCAGGCGAGAACTACTACCGGGCCTGCATGGACAGCACTACCAAGTACATGAACTCTTACAACATTCCCAACCCCGTCCAGAACCGCATCAAGACCTGGTACGACTACACGTGGAAGAGCCAAGGCATGCTAG ACGAGCAGGAGTTGCTGGTGCAGCTTCCCGCCAAAATGAGACTGGACATGGCCGTGGACGTCAACTACTCCATCGTCAGCAAGGTGGCGCTCTTCCAG GGTTGTGATCGTCAGATGGTGTTTGACATGCTGACAAGACTCAAGTCTGTGGTCTACCTGCCAGGAGACTTTGTGTGCAAGAAG ggtGAGATCGGCAGAGAAATGTACATCATCAAGCAGGGCGAGGTCCAAGTGGTTGGCGGGCCAGACCTGAAGACAGTTTTTGTCACCATCAGAGCAGGTTCAGTGTTTGGAGAGATCAG TTTGTTGGCGGGGGGCGGAGGGAACCGCCGCACCGCCAACGTGAAGGCGCATGGATTCGCCAACCTGTTCATCCTGGATAAAAAGGACCTGGCAGAGATCCTGGTCCACTATCCAGAGTCCCAGAAACTTCTCCGCAAGAAGGCCAA GACCATGCTGACCAAGGACAAGAAGCCGGACGAAAAGGGAGGCGGCAAAGACGTCGCCCAGGTCATTCCGGTCCGGCCTGACACGCCCAAAATGTTCAAGGCAGCGCTGAGGGTGACGACGCAGGCGGGAATGGAAGGAACCTTCGCCAAACTCAAGAAGAGCTACGGCCAGCCTCAGGACCAG GCTCCGCCCTCAACTCGACATCACGGCTTGGCGGCCCCGCCCACAGGCAGCTCATTGGTTGTCACCGTGACGTCTCCGAAGGAAGGGGAGGAGCTTCTGTCGATGGAAGTGGATAGTGGAGCAGAGAAGAAGATGCAGGAGGACGAAGTGGACACCAAGTAA
- the cngb1a gene encoding cyclic nucleotide-gated cation channel beta-1 isoform X4, whose product MQPVPSLGGGWHWTVSRKSIKGDPCRRDLIGCVHILFAFLERVLVSAVILLDVSTKSSHSHSSSEHHIHVVENSAPAPSPGFSWSGGDASGGSLNQSVKVFIMMSWLLKIVPQPPGTTQLHEPNPQTEQKVTIQDESRQEVALSSESRRGVVRWMSEGLDKVFPPLVVNENNRQAATEDAAVAAGETPPLGPLHATFAAAHVPLEEVESEHRDAADEEPLPSGTAEAEKQSNSIMGWIGSGLGRLLPRPTQKQEADGDLHDTIQKKREAQLSEQEQQPAAKDGLETKHDKEVSRCPVTVRLACASYSCCAVLQVGDVSWIPLLENIKKDAGEAVLAQVEKRLRQQRLEAARLAEDAARRAAQEAVRLLEAEHSATIVIQRLPEANEQLPNILEEENEDEPDRCLPEGGAQSSDGPQDVSALSERKDPASSAGQVETGAEVADEGLQLDAGKAVILPEIFTPPGCAPMLSVVDPALSKLSGTANLSADDDDEEESVRGGLKSWSSQGDLLTADVRPASAASVGSVVVQDRLGQLVRLFKGRTERQKDRLVDPDESEQESPATSPSKALPPPTPPEEDKLEPPTTGKEEEEDEPALHFQLLRQAAKILKLPSMPKWLRAIVEFRFPSSIDPFTDLVYVVWLFLVVAAWNWNVWLIPIRWAFPYQTPENLHLWLLADYTCDLIYIVDILLFQPRLQFVSGGDIVVRDQRHKFTICLLVFLHCHHSVFLPHLTLSHNVLFQCDKKAMRENYMTTERFKIDVISLFPMEIFYYWTGVNSLLRFPRLLKYHVFFEFNDRMEAVMKKAYIYRVIRTSTYLLYSLHINACLFYWGSDYEGLGSTKWVYDGKGNAYIRCYYFAVKTLITIGGLPDPTTVFEICFQLINYFVGVFAFSIMIGQMRDVVGAATAGENYYRACMDSTTKYMNSYNIPNPVQNRIKTWYDYTWKSQGMLDEQELLVQLPAKMRLDMAVDVNYSIVSKVALFQGCDRQMVFDMLTRLKSVVYLPGDFVCKKGEIGREMYIIKQGEVQVVGGPDLKTVFVTIRAGSVFGEISLLAGGGGNRRTANVKAHGFANLFILDKKDLAEILVHYPESQKLLRKKAKTMLTKDKKPDEKGGGKDVAQVIPVRPDTPKMFKAALRVTTQAGMEGTFAKLKKSYGQPQDQAPPSTRHHGLAAPPTGSSLVVTVTSPKEGEELLSMEVDSGAEKKMQEDEVDTK is encoded by the exons atgcagccagtccccagcctgggtggggggtggcattggaCGGTGTCCAGGAAGTCCATCAAAGGAGACCCATGCAGGCGTGACCTGATTGGTTGCGTACACatcttgtttgcctttttggaGCGTGTGTTGGTGAGTGCAGTAATCCTCTTAGATGTTTCCACTAAATCCTCCCACTCACACTCGTCATCAGAACACCACATCCACGTTGTGGAAAACTCTGCTCCTGCTCCTAGTCCTGGTTTTTCGTGGTCCGGAGGTGATGCTTCTGGAGGGTCACTCAATCAGTCAG TAAAAGTCTTCATCATGATGAGCTGGCTGCTCAAAATTGTTCCTCAGCCCCCCGGGACAACCCAACTCCACGAACCCAACCCCCAAACG gagcAGAAGGTGACAATCCAGGATGAGTCCAGACAGGAAGTGGCGTTGTCATCAGAGAGCAG GAGGGGCGTGGTGCGTTGGATGAGTGAAGGTCTGGACAAGGTGTTTCCACCGCTCGTCGTCAACGAGAACAACCGTCAGGCCGCCACGGAG GATGCTGCGGTAGCAGCAGGTGAGACTCCGCCTTTAGGACCACTTCACGCCACCTTTGCCG CCGCGCATGTCCCGCTAGAGGAGGTGGAGTCCGAGCATCGGGACGCCGCAGACGAGGAGCCCCTCCCGTCCGG GACGGCCGAGGCAGAGAAGCAGTCCAA CAGTATCATGGGATGGATCGGCAGCGGCCTCGGGCGCCTGTTGCCTCGGCCGACGCAAAAGCAG gAAGCAGACGGGGACCTTCACGACA ccattcagaagaaGAGGGAGGCGCAACTGTCGGAGCAGGAACAGCAGCCGGCAGCAAAAGATGGCCTCGAGACGAAGCATGACAAGGAGGTGAGCCGGTGTCCGGTCACAGTGAGACTGGCATGTGCCTCCTATTCGTGTTGTGCGGTGTTGCAGGTTGGAGATGTGAGTTGGATTCCGCTGCTGGAGAACATCAAGAAGGATGCTGGCGAGGCGGTTCTGGCTCAAGTGGAGAAAAG ACTTCGGCAGCAGCGCCTGGAGGCCGCCCGCCTGGCGGAGGACGCGGCTAGGAGGGCGGCGCAGGAAGCCGTCCGACTGCTGGAGGCGGAACATTCAGCCACGATCGTCATTCAACGTCTGCCCGAGGCTAACGAGCA ACTTCCTAACATCCTGGAGGAGGAAAACGAGGACGAGCCCGA CAGGTGCCTGCCTGAAGGTGGCGCTCAAAGCTCAGACGGACCACAAGACGTCAGCGCCCTTTCTGAGAGGAAAGACCCGGCAAGTTCCGCCGGGCAG GTTGAAACTGGAGCTGAAGTTGCAGATGAAG GTCTGCAACTGGACGCGGGAAAAGCTGTGATCCTCCCTGAGATTTTCACGCCACCAGGCTGCGCCCCCATGCTGAGTGTCGTCGACCCCGCTCTGTCAAAACTCAG CGGGACCGCCAATCTCTCTgctgacgacgacgacgaagaagaGTCAGTAAGGGGAGGACTCAAGTCCTGGTCCAGTCAAGGTGACCTGCTGACTGCAGA CGTCCGTCCGGCATCGGCGGCCAGCGTTGGCAGCGTGGTGGTTCAGGACCGTCTCGGCCAGCTGGTCCGGCTCTTCAAAGGTCGGACTGAACGCCAAAAAGACCGTCTGGTTGACCCAGACGAGTCGGAGCAGGAAAGTCCCGCTACCT CTCCCAGCAAAGCTCTGccacccccaaccccacccGAAGAAGACAAGTTGGAGCCCCCCACCAccggaaaggaagaagaagaagatgagccAGCATTACACTTTCAACTTCTAAGACAGGCTGCTAAAATTCTCAAACTACCCAGCATGCCCAAATGGCTCCGAGCCATTGTGGAATTCCGGTTCCCCTCCAGCATCGACCCGTTCACTG ATTTGGTTTACGTCGTGTGGCTGTTCCTAGTGGTGGCAGCCTGGAACTGGAACGTTTGGCTGATACCCATACGCTGGGCCTTTCCCTACCAGACCCCAGAGAACCTCCACCTGTGGCTCCTGGCCGACTACACCTGCGACCTCATCTACATCGTGGACATCCTGCTCTTCCAACCCCGCTTACAATTTGTCAGCGGGGGAGACATCGTGGTCAGGGACCAAAGACACAAATTCACAATTTGTCTGCTTGTCTTTTTACATTGTCATCATTCAGTCTTCCTTCCTCATCTCACGCTATCCCATAACGTTCTGTTTCAGTGCGACAAAAAAGCCATGAGAGAAAACTACATGACCACGGAGAGGTTCAAG ATAGACGTCATCAGTCTTTTTCCCATGGAGATCTTCTACTACTGGACAGGAGTCAACTCTCTGCTTAGATTCCCTCGTCTGCTTAAg TACCACGTTTTCTTCGAGTTCAATGACAGGATGGAGGCAGTGATGAAGAAGGCCTACATCTACAG GGTGATCCGGACTTCCACCTACCTGCTGTACTCTCTGCACATCAACGCGTGCCTCTTCTACTGGGGCTCCGACTACGAAGGCTTAGGGTCCACCAAGTGGGTGTACGACGGGAAAGGCAATGC GTACATCCGCTGCTACTACTTCGCAGTGAAGACATTGATCACCATTGGCGGACTTCCGGACCCGACCACCGTCTTTGAGATCTGCTTCCAGCTCATCAACTATTTTGTCGGAGTCTTCGCTTTCTCGATCATGATCGGACAA ATGAGGGACGTGGTGGGGGCAGCCACGGCAGGCGAGAACTACTACCGGGCCTGCATGGACAGCACTACCAAGTACATGAACTCTTACAACATTCCCAACCCCGTCCAGAACCGCATCAAGACCTGGTACGACTACACGTGGAAGAGCCAAGGCATGCTAG ACGAGCAGGAGTTGCTGGTGCAGCTTCCCGCCAAAATGAGACTGGACATGGCCGTGGACGTCAACTACTCCATCGTCAGCAAGGTGGCGCTCTTCCAG GGTTGTGATCGTCAGATGGTGTTTGACATGCTGACAAGACTCAAGTCTGTGGTCTACCTGCCAGGAGACTTTGTGTGCAAGAAG ggtGAGATCGGCAGAGAAATGTACATCATCAAGCAGGGCGAGGTCCAAGTGGTTGGCGGGCCAGACCTGAAGACAGTTTTTGTCACCATCAGAGCAGGTTCAGTGTTTGGAGAGATCAG TTTGTTGGCGGGGGGCGGAGGGAACCGCCGCACCGCCAACGTGAAGGCGCATGGATTCGCCAACCTGTTCATCCTGGATAAAAAGGACCTGGCAGAGATCCTGGTCCACTATCCAGAGTCCCAGAAACTTCTCCGCAAGAAGGCCAA GACCATGCTGACCAAGGACAAGAAGCCGGACGAAAAGGGAGGCGGCAAAGACGTCGCCCAGGTCATTCCGGTCCGGCCTGACACGCCCAAAATGTTCAAGGCAGCGCTGAGGGTGACGACGCAGGCGGGAATGGAAGGAACCTTCGCCAAACTCAAGAAGAGCTACGGCCAGCCTCAGGACCAG GCTCCGCCCTCAACTCGACATCACGGCTTGGCGGCCCCGCCCACAGGCAGCTCATTGGTTGTCACCGTGACGTCTCCGAAGGAAGGGGAGGAGCTTCTGTCGATGGAAGTGGATAGTGGAGCAGAGAAGAAGATGCAGGAGGACGAAGTGGACACCAAGTAA